In the genome of Myxococcus stipitatus, one region contains:
- a CDS encoding PIN domain-containing protein, producing the protein MTSALPPLSVVLDTNVVLDLYVFEDPATRVLWEALEAGRVVAWVEEGMLAELGYVLASRNFLRGREVEARRTALERYRARARLLREGEGAPVAELPRCKDRDDQRFLVLAARARVDWLVSKDKRVLSMADRREMPFAILTLRQAVARLETPARAGGAIERVS; encoded by the coding sequence ATGACTTCCGCGCTGCCGCCCCTGTCCGTGGTGCTCGACACCAACGTGGTCCTGGACCTCTACGTCTTCGAGGACCCCGCCACGCGTGTGTTGTGGGAGGCGCTGGAGGCGGGGCGGGTGGTGGCGTGGGTGGAGGAGGGGATGCTGGCGGAGCTGGGCTACGTGCTCGCCTCGCGAAACTTCCTGCGCGGGCGGGAGGTGGAGGCCCGGCGGACGGCGCTCGAGCGCTACCGGGCCCGAGCGCGGCTGCTGCGTGAGGGGGAGGGGGCGCCAGTGGCGGAGCTGCCTCGGTGCAAGGACCGGGATGACCAGCGGTTCTTGGTGCTGGCCGCGCGGGCGCGGGTGGATTGGTTGGTGAGCAAGGACAAGCGGGTCCTCTCGATGGCGGACCGGCGGGAGATGCCGTTCGCCATCCTCACGCTCCGGCAGGCGGTGGCGAGGCTTGAGACTCCCGCGAGGGCAGGGGGCGCGATAGAACGCGTCTCATGA
- a CDS encoding alpha-ketoglutarate-dependent dioxygenase AlkB, whose product MALPPRRGPSLAHKARQRSPGHHYNASFLSSVDRADILTWLGGLHPLWEERYSKHFPPPPGQQQRRLLRPVYWLGNWQFACLDYYRPPKGVLNRCVKAEPFPAVLQRQVTKVEELARRMFRGPDLPKGWHLNTCLVNFYGSRLEADRWVDTARVGEHKDFEPGPVASLSFGERALIQFVTSTRPGERDAVVLEQWLDDGSLELFGGKQWKEETFHRVQRVDTREGHDLAPKLPDFRTRRINLTFRYVPDVHVTPFAALSAEAREDVRGYMEQLAKGSAFFREELAREARQPMP is encoded by the coding sequence ATGGCACTCCCCCCCCGCCGAGGCCCCTCACTGGCCCACAAGGCCCGTCAGCGCAGCCCCGGCCACCACTACAACGCGAGCTTCCTGTCCTCGGTGGACCGGGCGGACATCCTGACCTGGCTGGGAGGGCTGCACCCGCTCTGGGAGGAGCGCTACTCCAAGCACTTCCCGCCGCCCCCGGGCCAGCAGCAGCGGCGCCTCCTCAGGCCCGTGTACTGGCTGGGCAACTGGCAGTTCGCCTGCCTGGACTACTACCGCCCCCCGAAGGGCGTGCTCAACCGGTGCGTGAAGGCGGAGCCCTTTCCGGCGGTGCTCCAGCGTCAGGTGACGAAGGTGGAGGAGCTGGCGCGGCGCATGTTCCGGGGCCCGGACCTGCCCAAGGGCTGGCACCTCAACACCTGCCTGGTGAACTTCTACGGCAGTCGCCTGGAGGCGGACCGCTGGGTCGACACGGCCCGGGTGGGCGAGCACAAGGACTTCGAGCCCGGACCGGTGGCCTCGCTGTCCTTCGGTGAGCGGGCGCTCATCCAGTTCGTCACGTCGACCCGTCCGGGGGAGCGCGACGCGGTGGTGCTGGAGCAGTGGCTGGATGACGGCTCGCTGGAGCTGTTCGGCGGGAAGCAGTGGAAGGAGGAGACGTTCCACCGCGTGCAGCGGGTGGACACGCGCGAGGGCCATGACCTGGCGCCGAAGCTTCCGGACTTCCGCACGCGCCGCATCAACCTCACGTTCCGCTACGTGCCGGACGTCCACGTGACGCCGTTCGCCGCGCTGTCCGCCGAGGCGCGCGAGGACGTGCGCGGCTACATGGAGCAGCTGGCGAAGGGCAGCGCGTTCTTCCGCGAGGAGCTCGCGCGCGAGGCCCGGCAGCCCATGCCCTGA
- a CDS encoding NAD(P)-dependent alcohol dehydrogenase translates to MKAYEIRGKFGLENLVACERPDPTPGPFQVRVRVKATSLNYRDLMMVEGRYNPSLKLPLIPNSDGAGVVEEVGPGVTRVKPGDRVMGAFSQAWLAGEPSRAVHQSALGGPLDGALADTMVLREEGVVATPDDLSDEEAATLPCAAVTAWSALVTHGAVKAGDVVLLQGTGGVSIFALQIAKLLGARIIVTSSRDEKLERARALGAHDVINYVTTPDWEKVARGLTKNVGVDHVVEVGGAGTFEKSLRAVRPGGTVSVIGVLSGGAATMQLTPILMQNLRVQGVVVGHRESFEALLRAFTQHAVRPVVDRVFPFEEAVAAFHHLKSGAHFGKVVVRVG, encoded by the coding sequence ATGAAGGCCTACGAGATTCGCGGGAAGTTCGGGCTGGAGAACCTGGTGGCGTGTGAGCGGCCGGACCCCACGCCGGGACCGTTTCAGGTGCGGGTGCGGGTGAAGGCCACGAGCCTCAACTACCGCGACTTGATGATGGTGGAGGGGCGCTACAACCCCTCGCTGAAGCTGCCGTTGATTCCGAACTCGGACGGCGCGGGTGTGGTGGAGGAGGTGGGGCCAGGGGTGACGCGCGTGAAGCCGGGGGACCGGGTGATGGGGGCCTTCTCGCAGGCGTGGCTCGCGGGTGAGCCCTCGCGCGCGGTGCATCAGAGTGCGCTGGGTGGGCCGCTGGATGGCGCGTTGGCGGACACGATGGTGCTTCGCGAGGAGGGCGTGGTGGCGACGCCGGACGACCTGTCCGATGAAGAGGCGGCGACGCTGCCTTGCGCGGCGGTGACGGCGTGGAGCGCGCTGGTGACGCATGGCGCGGTGAAGGCGGGGGACGTGGTGTTGTTGCAGGGGACGGGCGGTGTCTCCATCTTCGCATTGCAGATCGCGAAGCTGCTGGGGGCGCGCATCATCGTCACGTCCAGCCGCGACGAGAAGCTGGAGCGGGCGCGGGCGCTGGGGGCGCATGACGTCATCAACTACGTCACGACGCCGGACTGGGAGAAGGTGGCGCGGGGCCTCACGAAGAACGTGGGCGTGGACCACGTCGTGGAGGTGGGAGGGGCGGGGACGTTCGAGAAGTCACTGCGCGCGGTGCGGCCGGGCGGGACGGTGTCCGTCATTGGGGTGCTGAGTGGGGGCGCGGCGACGATGCAGTTGACGCCGATACTCATGCAGAACCTGCGAGTGCAGGGCGTCGTCGTGGGGCACCGCGAGAGCTTCGAGGCGCTGCTGCGCGCGTTCACCCAGCATGCGGTGCGTCCGGTGGTGGACCGCGTCTTCCCGTTCGAGGAGGCGGTGGCGGCGTTCCACCACCTCAAGAGCGGGGCCCACTTCGGCAAGGTCGTGGTGCGAGTGGGCTGA
- a CDS encoding caspase family protein, with protein sequence MTFIRCFVLAAVLCATLPAQAGTRRIAVLVGHNVGSGARPPLRYAEADAAKLAGVLSELGDVAASDLIVLQGKDLATVRLALATAARKVDALRGTPDTRVVLLFYFSGHSDGVALELGTERLPYKDLRNWLEATRADVRLAIVDSCRSGALLQFKGGRPGPSFELRLTDEVHSTGHALLTSSAEDELALESREVGGSLFTHHLVSGLRGAADASGDGLVTLGEAYQYAYFHTVSATADVLTGAQHPAYAYRLTGKGELVLTQLPSPGTALELPPDFERALLLRTGRGPVLAELGLGAVPRLAVPPGEYELRAWRGGQQYIGTVTAAWGQVLKVGWGDLQPVGQKALAGLAKGALESTEEAAAEPSADPARALRPEPEPQPRQRALASETLPGEEPLSPAPLHAAPDPVVAVTPPPAGQDGSWQPAPFEEFFPQSPTLKRELSMSMGARHTVLEPAGALLTFRLEVSQAKARGLTFSLELGKGSRDNTGEFISGVGMGYAWKKRGRHTELSLGLEASVQLVVQTTPWKTFWTVGPAAVPVASFGVYLMPELALLIGGRVPVVFMRVDDKNDVRVLPALDLGLRMPL encoded by the coding sequence ATGACCTTCATCCGCTGCTTCGTGCTCGCCGCCGTGTTGTGCGCCACCCTGCCGGCCCAGGCCGGCACCCGTCGCATCGCCGTGCTGGTGGGACACAACGTGGGCAGCGGAGCCCGGCCTCCCTTGCGCTACGCCGAGGCGGACGCCGCGAAGCTCGCGGGAGTCCTCTCGGAGCTGGGAGACGTGGCGGCCTCGGACCTCATCGTCCTGCAGGGCAAGGACCTGGCGACGGTGCGTCTGGCATTGGCGACGGCGGCGCGGAAGGTCGACGCGCTGCGGGGCACGCCCGACACGCGGGTGGTGCTGCTCTTCTATTTCTCCGGGCACTCGGATGGCGTGGCGCTGGAGCTGGGCACGGAGCGATTGCCTTACAAGGATTTGCGCAACTGGCTGGAGGCCACCCGCGCGGACGTGCGGCTGGCCATCGTCGACAGCTGCCGCAGTGGCGCGCTGCTCCAGTTCAAGGGTGGGCGTCCCGGGCCCTCGTTCGAGCTGCGGCTGACGGATGAGGTCCACAGCACGGGCCATGCGCTGCTGACGTCCAGCGCGGAGGATGAGCTGGCGTTGGAGTCGCGCGAGGTCGGCGGGTCGCTCTTCACGCACCACCTGGTCTCGGGGCTCAGAGGCGCGGCGGACGCGTCCGGGGATGGGCTGGTGACATTGGGGGAGGCGTATCAGTACGCCTATTTCCACACGGTCTCCGCGACGGCGGACGTGCTCACGGGCGCACAGCATCCGGCGTATGCCTATCGGCTCACGGGCAAGGGCGAGCTGGTGCTCACGCAGCTGCCCAGCCCCGGCACCGCGCTGGAGCTGCCGCCCGACTTCGAGCGCGCGCTGCTGCTGCGCACCGGCCGAGGCCCCGTGCTCGCCGAGCTGGGGCTGGGCGCGGTGCCCCGGCTCGCGGTGCCGCCGGGGGAGTACGAGCTGCGCGCGTGGCGCGGGGGCCAGCAGTACATCGGCACCGTGACCGCGGCCTGGGGACAGGTGCTCAAGGTGGGCTGGGGAGACCTCCAGCCGGTGGGACAGAAAGCCCTGGCGGGCCTGGCGAAGGGCGCACTCGAGTCCACCGAGGAGGCCGCGGCCGAGCCGTCAGCGGACCCGGCGCGGGCCCTGCGCCCGGAGCCGGAGCCCCAGCCCCGGCAGCGGGCCCTGGCAAGTGAGACGCTCCCCGGCGAGGAGCCGTTGTCTCCGGCGCCGCTGCACGCGGCCCCCGACCCCGTGGTGGCGGTGACGCCCCCGCCCGCGGGGCAGGACGGCTCCTGGCAGCCGGCCCCTTTCGAGGAGTTCTTCCCGCAGTCGCCCACCCTCAAGCGGGAGCTGAGCATGTCGATGGGCGCGCGCCACACGGTGCTCGAGCCCGCCGGAGCGCTGCTGACGTTCCGCCTGGAGGTGTCGCAAGCCAAGGCCCGGGGCCTGACGTTCTCGCTCGAGCTGGGCAAGGGCAGCCGCGACAACACGGGCGAGTTCATCAGCGGCGTGGGGATGGGCTACGCGTGGAAGAAGCGGGGGCGCCACACGGAGCTGTCACTGGGGCTCGAGGCGAGCGTGCAGCTCGTGGTGCAGACCACGCCCTGGAAGACCTTCTGGACGGTCGGCCCGGCCGCGGTGCCGGTGGCGTCCTTCGGGGTGTACCTCATGCCGGAGCTGGCGCTGCTCATCGGCGGCCGGGTGCCCGTCGTCTTCATGCGCGTCGACGACAAGAACGACGTGCGAGTCCTCCCCGCGCTGGACCTGGGCCTGAGGATGCCCCTCTAA
- a CDS encoding sigma-70 family RNA polymerase sigma factor, producing MSEDRLHTLYRTYGPSLYARCRQILGDDAAAADATQETFLRLHRQLERAPDAHHALAWIYRVATNYCLNQARDRHRRALPVADVPDVPGLDSERLLEDRDLARRLIATAPPKVAEVAWLHLADGMTQDEVAQVLGISRRTVVNRLADFHRHAHALAGRPTA from the coding sequence ATGTCCGAAGATCGCCTCCACACGCTGTACCGCACCTACGGGCCGTCGCTCTATGCGCGGTGCCGGCAGATTCTGGGTGATGACGCCGCGGCGGCGGACGCGACCCAGGAGACCTTCCTTCGCCTCCACCGGCAGCTGGAGCGCGCGCCGGATGCCCACCATGCGCTGGCGTGGATCTACCGCGTCGCCACCAACTACTGCCTCAACCAGGCGAGGGACCGGCACCGCCGCGCCCTTCCCGTCGCCGACGTCCCGGATGTCCCAGGTCTCGATTCCGAGCGGCTTCTGGAGGACCGGGACCTGGCCCGGCGCCTCATCGCCACGGCCCCCCCGAAAGTGGCGGAAGTCGCCTGGCTCCACCTCGCCGATGGAATGACACAGGACGAGGTGGCCCAGGTGCTTGGAATCTCCCGTCGCACCGTCGTCAACCGCCTCGCTGACTTCCACCGGCACGCACACGCGCTCGCCGGGAGGCCGACCGCATGA
- a CDS encoding LysM peptidoglycan-binding domain-containing protein yields MATVEAPAPGASAPVADESCALSAEDLESDDDTSEAGDAEGDVGEGETPVVGGEVPTGPLYTADISDEELARRWKSDVASLGSMAVGFAHSGRLVNGVQFPKGDDWIVVSPEIAWGTQESIDYMVAAIKEVRARYPFAPLLRVNGISNKDGGHKRPHKSHQNGRDVDVGFYYPTVDPIREREREKYINVPLNWALVRAVVTKTDIQLILVDKRVQKVLYDYALSVGEDKAWLDSLFSPTGIIRHARRHRDHFHMRFHNPRAQELGRRVQPLLALQPEHNVTTHRVRSGDTLGGIALRYGSTVALIRKANRMRNTFLRAGQRLSVPLRGPCTHCPVPPPVVLPARNLPPEPKAPLVAAAASAEQAPVASNCVKPAAPVDQATTAAAAASGAVTPASALPAQPPSALVDSAPPSAAALPVQPAPAAVDVSGAAAPPANVVVPAPVP; encoded by the coding sequence GTGGCGACGGTGGAAGCGCCGGCCCCCGGCGCATCGGCGCCCGTGGCGGACGAGAGCTGCGCGCTGTCCGCGGAGGACCTGGAAAGTGATGACGACACCTCCGAGGCGGGGGACGCCGAGGGCGACGTCGGCGAGGGCGAGACGCCCGTCGTCGGTGGCGAGGTCCCCACCGGGCCGCTGTACACGGCGGACATCTCCGACGAGGAGCTGGCGCGGCGCTGGAAGAGCGACGTCGCGTCGCTGGGCTCCATGGCGGTGGGCTTCGCGCACAGCGGCCGGCTGGTGAATGGCGTGCAGTTCCCCAAGGGCGACGACTGGATTGTCGTCTCGCCCGAGATTGCGTGGGGCACGCAGGAGAGCATCGACTACATGGTGGCCGCGATTAAGGAGGTCCGTGCGCGCTACCCCTTCGCGCCGCTCCTGCGCGTCAACGGCATCAGCAACAAGGACGGCGGCCACAAGCGTCCGCACAAGAGCCACCAGAACGGCCGGGACGTGGACGTCGGCTTCTACTACCCGACGGTGGACCCCATCCGTGAGCGCGAGCGCGAGAAGTACATCAACGTGCCGCTCAACTGGGCGCTGGTCCGCGCCGTGGTGACGAAGACGGACATCCAGCTCATCCTCGTCGACAAGCGCGTGCAGAAGGTGCTGTACGACTACGCGCTGTCGGTGGGCGAGGACAAGGCGTGGCTCGACTCGCTCTTCAGCCCCACGGGCATCATCCGGCACGCGCGCCGCCACCGCGACCACTTCCACATGCGCTTCCACAATCCGCGGGCCCAGGAGCTGGGGCGGCGGGTGCAGCCGCTCCTGGCGCTCCAGCCGGAGCACAACGTGACGACGCACCGCGTGCGCTCGGGCGACACGCTGGGGGGCATCGCGCTGCGCTACGGGTCGACGGTGGCGCTGATTCGCAAGGCGAACCGCATGCGCAACACCTTCCTGCGCGCGGGCCAGCGGCTGTCCGTGCCGCTGCGCGGGCCGTGCACGCACTGCCCGGTGCCGCCGCCCGTGGTGCTGCCGGCGCGCAACCTGCCGCCCGAGCCGAAGGCGCCCCTCGTGGCCGCCGCCGCGAGCGCCGAGCAGGCCCCGGTCGCCTCGAACTGTGTGAAGCCCGCGGCCCCGGTGGACCAGGCCACCACCGCCGCGGCCGCCGCGTCCGGTGCCGTGACTCCAGCCTCCGCGCTCCCCGCCCAGCCCCCATCGGCGCTGGTCGACAGTGCCCCGCCCTCCGCTGCCGCGCTGCCCGTTCAGCCGGCGCCAGCCGCCGTGGATGTGAGTGGGGCCGCCGCGCCGCCGGCGAACGTGGTGGTGCCGGCTCCGGTGCCGTAG
- the deoD gene encoding purine-nucleoside phosphorylase — protein sequence MATPHISAAPGDFADVVLMPGDPLRARYISERFLTDARGVTSVRNMFGFTGTYQGRRVSVMGHGMGVPSISIYATELINVYGSKVLIRVGSCGALRTDVKLRDVIVATGAGTDSKVNRMRLMGHDFPAVADFQLARWAMEAAERRGKAVRAGAVFTSDLFYHPQEELNAKLEKMGVLAIEMEVAGLYGVAAEFGARALGLLTVSDHLKSGEALSPQDRQTSFDEMIELALDVALKVPATTP from the coding sequence ATGGCAACCCCTCATATCTCCGCCGCACCCGGCGACTTCGCCGACGTGGTGCTGATGCCCGGTGACCCCCTCCGGGCTCGCTACATCTCCGAGCGCTTCCTGACCGACGCCCGCGGCGTCACGTCCGTGCGCAACATGTTTGGTTTCACCGGCACCTATCAGGGGCGCCGGGTGTCGGTGATGGGCCATGGCATGGGCGTGCCGTCCATCTCCATCTACGCAACCGAGCTCATCAATGTCTATGGCTCGAAGGTGCTCATCCGCGTGGGGAGCTGCGGCGCGCTTCGCACGGACGTGAAGCTGCGCGACGTCATCGTGGCCACCGGCGCGGGGACGGACTCGAAGGTGAACCGGATGCGGCTGATGGGGCACGACTTCCCGGCCGTGGCGGACTTCCAGCTCGCGCGGTGGGCCATGGAGGCGGCCGAGCGTCGCGGCAAGGCCGTGCGCGCCGGCGCCGTCTTCACCTCGGACCTGTTCTACCACCCGCAGGAGGAGCTCAACGCGAAGCTCGAGAAGATGGGCGTCCTCGCCATCGAGATGGAGGTCGCGGGCCTCTACGGCGTGGCGGCGGAGTTCGGCGCCCGGGCGCTGGGCCTGCTCACCGTGTCGGACCACCTCAAGTCGGGGGAGGCCCTGTCGCCGCAGGACCGGCAGACCTCGTTCGACGAGATGATTGAGCTGGCGCTCGACGTCGCGCTCAAGGTCCCGGCGACGACGCCCTGA
- a CDS encoding TonB family protein: MLRSRSLPLAVLLSLVVAPLALAAAGPQLQAFFSPELKSAAYQQGVYARVAGKWKQPGKKGLPAVGGKTVVQAVLGRDGKLLSAVVTTESGSKSWDAAALSAVQKAAPFAPLPKDYPLATLDAHFHVAWVSSP, from the coding sequence ATGCTCCGCTCCCGCTCGTTGCCCCTGGCCGTCCTGCTCTCGCTGGTCGTCGCTCCCCTGGCGCTGGCCGCCGCGGGGCCCCAGCTCCAGGCCTTCTTCTCCCCCGAGCTGAAGAGCGCCGCGTACCAGCAGGGCGTCTATGCGCGGGTCGCCGGCAAGTGGAAGCAGCCCGGGAAGAAGGGGCTTCCCGCCGTGGGGGGCAAGACGGTGGTCCAGGCGGTGCTGGGCCGCGACGGCAAGCTCCTCTCGGCGGTGGTGACGACGGAGTCCGGCTCGAAGAGCTGGGATGCGGCGGCGCTGTCCGCCGTGCAGAAGGCCGCGCCCTTCGCGCCGCTGCCCAAGGACTATCCCCTGGCCACGTTGGACGCGCACTTTCACGTCGCGTGGGTGTCTTCTCCCTGA
- a CDS encoding DEAD/DEAH box helicase — MSDSFERLGLSQATLGALRRVRFTQPTPIQSQAIPPALAGKDVIGCAATGTGKTAAYVLPLVERFASKKGTLALVLAPTRELVQQISEPVQVFAEARGLTQAVIIGGEDMGAQVEALQAQPTFVLATPGRLVDLLDTGAARFPKLEALVLDEADRMLDMGFLPQLQRILSALPRKRQTLLFSATLGADVGRFAREQLVRPVRVEVTRSGTPAARAEQRLYIVKPEEKSALLLTLLAQDTTTALVFAKSKERADKVLRTLQRAGHKSAVLHADRTQNQRRQALEGFRKGTYRCLVATDIAARGLDVEDVGQVINFDLPHSPEDYVHRIGRTARAQASGVASTFATSRDKDVVERIERIMRGQIPRVPVPREDPVFQEAWTHFLASQKDPGPPQQDAARRDPGQPAGRHARTHRKPRRD, encoded by the coding sequence GTGAGTGATTCCTTCGAACGGCTCGGACTGTCTCAAGCCACCCTCGGCGCGCTTCGCCGGGTGCGCTTCACCCAGCCCACGCCCATCCAGTCCCAGGCCATCCCCCCCGCCCTCGCCGGCAAGGACGTCATCGGCTGCGCGGCCACGGGCACCGGCAAGACGGCCGCCTACGTGCTCCCCCTCGTGGAGCGCTTCGCGAGCAAGAAGGGCACGCTCGCCCTGGTGCTCGCCCCCACCCGCGAGCTCGTGCAGCAGATCTCCGAGCCCGTCCAGGTCTTCGCCGAGGCCCGAGGCCTCACCCAGGCCGTCATCATCGGCGGCGAGGACATGGGCGCCCAGGTCGAGGCCCTCCAGGCCCAGCCCACCTTCGTCCTCGCCACGCCCGGCCGGCTGGTGGACCTGCTCGACACCGGAGCCGCCCGCTTCCCCAAGCTGGAGGCCCTGGTCCTCGATGAAGCGGACCGGATGCTCGACATGGGCTTCCTCCCACAGCTCCAGCGCATCCTCTCCGCGCTCCCGCGCAAGCGACAGACGCTGCTGTTCTCCGCGACGCTGGGCGCGGACGTGGGGCGCTTCGCCCGCGAGCAGCTGGTCCGTCCGGTGCGCGTGGAGGTCACCCGCAGCGGCACCCCCGCCGCGCGCGCCGAGCAGCGCCTCTACATCGTCAAGCCCGAGGAGAAGTCCGCGCTCCTGCTCACCCTGCTGGCCCAGGACACCACCACGGCGCTCGTCTTCGCGAAGTCGAAGGAGCGCGCGGACAAGGTCCTGCGCACCCTCCAGCGCGCGGGCCACAAGAGCGCGGTGCTGCACGCGGACCGCACGCAGAACCAGCGCCGGCAGGCGCTCGAGGGCTTCCGCAAGGGGACCTACCGCTGCCTCGTGGCCACGGACATCGCCGCGCGCGGACTCGACGTGGAGGACGTGGGCCAGGTCATCAACTTCGACCTGCCCCACTCGCCCGAGGACTACGTCCACCGCATCGGCCGCACCGCGCGCGCGCAGGCCAGCGGCGTGGCCTCCACCTTCGCCACCTCGCGCGACAAGGACGTGGTGGAGCGCATCGAGCGCATCATGCGAGGACAGATTCCCCGCGTGCCCGTGCCTCGCGAGGACCCCGTGTTCCAGGAGGCGTGGACGCACTTCCTCGCCTCGCAGAAGGACCCGGGCCCGCCGCAGCAGGACGCCGCGCGGCGCGACCCCGGACAGCCCGCCGGACGCCACGCCCGCACGCACCGCAAGCCCCGCCGCGACTGA